In a single window of the Allobranchiibius huperziae genome:
- a CDS encoding molybdopterin-dependent oxidoreductase produces MTRFLDRLRSAMPPRRSPGTPDDGPAAPASGAASDTAASLERADGGSRTKRILNPHNPIGTVGRLRAILIGILAAGLGMALGHLVASFRKASASPVLAVGEAVIDRTPTALKDFAIKQFGTNDKLVLLLSVSAGALVLAGIAGLLARRIFLLGLALELVLVAVAGYAAMTRPAAVASDIVPTIVTALAGTLALFGLFWLSGDAFTQRTVDRVLRRPTASDEPTLASTRRVFLAGSGVVAAGAVGSAAIGQKLGAVPSTAGLALPVAKEKAPAIPVGLTAQYPAITPLRTPNSKFYRVDTSLTVPNVERDSWRLRIDGDVDHPLELSYDDITKLDLIERNISLTCISNEPGGSYAGGATWLGVRTKDLLKMAGVKDAGKPGRQVFSTSTEGFSISTPLGAMTDDRDALLAIGMNGQALPRAHGFPARLVTPGLYGMLGCTKWVTRITVTDYSKAKAYWTKRGWTIDGPIKPSTRIDTPGSFATVKGGKVVIGGVAWAQRHGVVRVQVSLDEGPWKDATMGPDVNVDYWRQWAYVWNTTATGQHAVRARVVYGKDSLQSEARKDVFPDGSSGVVNLIFNIG; encoded by the coding sequence ATGACCCGTTTCCTCGATCGTCTGCGGTCGGCCATGCCCCCGAGACGATCCCCCGGCACCCCCGATGACGGGCCTGCCGCACCGGCATCGGGCGCCGCGTCCGACACCGCCGCCTCCCTGGAACGCGCCGACGGCGGGTCGCGGACCAAGCGAATACTCAATCCCCACAACCCGATCGGCACGGTCGGACGACTGCGCGCCATCCTCATCGGCATCCTGGCTGCAGGCCTCGGGATGGCCCTCGGCCACCTCGTCGCGTCGTTCCGCAAGGCATCGGCCTCCCCGGTCCTCGCGGTCGGCGAGGCAGTGATCGACCGCACACCGACCGCGCTCAAGGACTTCGCGATCAAGCAGTTCGGCACGAACGACAAGCTCGTGCTGTTGCTGTCGGTCTCCGCCGGTGCACTCGTCCTGGCCGGCATCGCGGGCCTGCTGGCGCGAAGGATCTTCCTGCTCGGCCTGGCCCTCGAGCTGGTGCTCGTGGCCGTCGCCGGGTACGCCGCGATGACCCGCCCCGCTGCTGTGGCCTCCGACATCGTCCCGACCATCGTCACCGCCCTGGCAGGCACCCTGGCGCTGTTCGGACTCTTCTGGCTGTCCGGCGATGCCTTCACCCAGCGCACGGTCGACCGTGTCCTGCGACGCCCGACGGCGAGCGATGAGCCCACTCTCGCGAGCACCCGCCGGGTCTTCCTCGCAGGATCGGGGGTAGTGGCGGCCGGCGCTGTCGGCAGTGCGGCGATCGGCCAGAAGCTCGGCGCCGTACCTAGCACGGCCGGGTTGGCGCTGCCCGTCGCCAAGGAGAAGGCGCCGGCGATCCCCGTCGGCCTCACGGCGCAGTACCCCGCGATCACCCCCTTGCGCACCCCGAACAGCAAGTTCTACCGGGTCGACACCTCCCTGACGGTGCCGAACGTCGAGCGCGACTCCTGGCGGCTGCGGATCGACGGCGACGTCGACCACCCGCTCGAGCTCAGCTACGACGACATCACCAAGCTCGACCTGATCGAGCGCAACATCAGCCTGACCTGCATCAGCAACGAGCCGGGCGGCAGCTACGCCGGCGGGGCGACCTGGCTCGGCGTGCGCACCAAGGACCTGTTGAAGATGGCCGGCGTCAAGGATGCGGGCAAACCGGGCCGGCAGGTCTTCAGCACCTCCACCGAGGGCTTCAGCATCAGCACCCCGCTCGGTGCGATGACCGATGACCGCGACGCTCTCCTCGCGATCGGGATGAACGGGCAGGCACTCCCCCGGGCGCACGGGTTCCCCGCGCGCCTGGTCACGCCCGGCCTCTACGGGATGCTCGGCTGCACGAAGTGGGTGACCCGGATAACCGTCACCGACTACTCCAAGGCGAAGGCCTACTGGACCAAGCGCGGCTGGACGATCGACGGCCCGATCAAGCCCTCGACACGCATCGACACGCCCGGGTCCTTCGCGACGGTCAAGGGCGGCAAGGTCGTCATCGGCGGCGTCGCGTGGGCCCAGCGGCACGGCGTCGTACGCGTGCAGGTGAGTCTCGACGAAGGCCCCTGGAAGGACGCCACCATGGGTCCGGACGTGAACGTGGACTACTGGCGACAGTGGGCCTACGTGTGGAACACCACGGCGACAGGGCAGCACGCTGTCCGTGCGCGGGTCGTCTACGGCAAGGACTCGCTGCAGTCCGAAGCACGCAAGGACGTCTTCCCGGACGGCTCGAGCGGGGTCGTCAACCTCATCTTCAACATCGGGTGA
- a CDS encoding fasciclin domain-containing protein, producing the protein MTQDTVATAASNNPLLSTLVTAVKKAGLVDTLNNTQNLTVFAPTNDAFAKLPKATLDKVLADKTMLTKILTNHVLATRLGPDKIVGTHQTLAKTSDTVSGTVPTLTVKGGATAKIICGNVQTANANVYIIDTVLVPAS; encoded by the coding sequence ATGACGCAGGACACGGTCGCCACCGCGGCCTCGAACAACCCGCTGCTGTCGACGCTGGTCACCGCCGTCAAGAAGGCAGGCCTGGTGGACACGCTGAACAACACCCAGAACCTGACCGTCTTCGCGCCGACCAACGACGCCTTCGCCAAGCTCCCCAAGGCGACCCTCGACAAGGTTCTCGCCGACAAGACGATGCTGACCAAGATCCTCACCAACCACGTCCTGGCGACCCGCCTCGGCCCGGACAAGATCGTCGGCACCCACCAGACGCTCGCCAAGACCAGCGACACGGTGAGCGGCACCGTGCCCACCCTGACCGTCAAGGGCGGGGCCACCGCGAAGATCATCTGCGGCAATGTGCAGACCGCGAACGCCAACGTCTACATCATCGACACGGTCCTGGTCCCGGCCAGCTGA
- the sigK gene encoding ECF RNA polymerase sigma factor SigK: MAGTLRTVDTGLHEPGPELADLLTAAGRGDEDAFARLYDATSPRINGLVVRLIVDRAQAEEITQEVFLEIWRTSPKFDPQKGSALSWMFTLAHRRAVDRIRSAQATRRRDETYTRESQETAYDSTVDQVTASLDAERVRSALGTLGENQRQALSLVYFEGHTHAEVAERLGIPLGTAKTRIRDGLQRLRTAMGGER, translated from the coding sequence ATGGCAGGCACCTTGCGGACAGTGGACACCGGGCTCCACGAACCGGGTCCGGAGCTTGCCGACCTGCTCACGGCGGCGGGTCGAGGGGATGAAGACGCGTTCGCGCGGCTCTACGACGCGACCAGTCCCCGTATCAACGGTCTGGTCGTCCGACTCATCGTGGACCGGGCGCAGGCCGAGGAGATCACCCAGGAGGTCTTCCTGGAGATCTGGCGCACCAGCCCCAAGTTCGATCCGCAGAAGGGGTCGGCGCTCAGCTGGATGTTCACTCTCGCCCACCGCCGGGCGGTCGACCGTATCCGGTCGGCGCAGGCCACCCGACGGCGGGACGAGACGTACACGCGGGAGTCGCAGGAGACGGCGTACGACTCCACGGTCGATCAGGTGACGGCCTCACTCGACGCAGAACGGGTCCGCAGCGCCCTGGGCACTCTGGGCGAGAACCAGCGGCAGGCCCTCAGCCTGGTGTATTTCGAGGGTCACACGCACGCAGAGGTCGCCGAACGACTCGGCATCCCCCTCGGCACAGCGAAGACACGAATACGCGATGGACTGCAGCGGTTACGCACCGCGATGGGAGGTGAGCGATGA
- a CDS encoding anti-sigma factor, with protein MTNDTHIDAVGYALDAVDDLERARSERHLQDCESCRREVAEVAELTVTLASDVPPLAPSPDVRSSLLAQIQHTPQTPSSRAERSIGARSARTSGRKRRAVLGLVAAAAVVVAGAGVIHAQPWAGSSNGVTNAQSRIEHAPDATRQTVQFQGGTVTVISSRSLNQAVATLHKVAATKGDTTYQGWFIKSDGPTNAGILKTDHTNRLTANVQGAKEFDITVEPAGGSQVPTKTPILALPLTTT; from the coding sequence ATGACCAACGACACGCACATCGATGCCGTGGGCTACGCCCTCGACGCCGTCGACGACCTGGAACGGGCCCGCTCCGAGCGTCATCTGCAGGACTGCGAGTCCTGCCGCCGCGAGGTGGCCGAGGTCGCCGAACTCACCGTCACACTGGCCTCAGACGTCCCCCCGCTCGCTCCATCGCCCGACGTGCGTTCCTCGCTGCTGGCACAGATTCAGCACACCCCGCAGACGCCTTCGTCGCGAGCCGAGCGTTCGATCGGGGCGAGGTCGGCGCGTACGTCGGGCAGGAAGCGCCGCGCGGTCCTCGGCCTCGTCGCGGCTGCCGCCGTGGTGGTCGCCGGCGCGGGTGTCATCCACGCCCAGCCGTGGGCCGGCTCGTCGAACGGGGTCACCAACGCGCAGTCCCGGATCGAGCACGCACCCGACGCGACACGCCAGACCGTGCAGTTCCAAGGCGGCACCGTCACCGTGATCAGCTCGCGCTCGCTCAATCAGGCCGTCGCGACCCTGCACAAGGTCGCCGCGACCAAGGGCGACACGACCTACCAGGGCTGGTTCATCAAGAGCGACGGGCCCACCAACGCCGGCATCCTCAAGACCGATCACACCAATCGGCTCACCGCCAACGTCCAGGGCGCCAAGGAGTTCGACATCACCGTCGAACCCGCCGGCGGGTCCCAGGTGCCCACGAAGACGCCCATCCTGGCGCTGCCGCTCACGACGACCTGA
- a CDS encoding DUF389 domain-containing protein: MLMHLRLTVPDDLSASVAALLFEHPAATNLSRVRGASLRPPGDVIEVDVAREATSQVLDALRGTGLCDRGGVVLSQPSATPFRAAREIDLAVEGDPDDAVVWDVLLEQAQDAARPTLSYEIFLVIAVALASVAVITDSSILVVGAMVVGPEFATVAAICTGLALGGGRLALRSIAVLLGSFAFAVAVISLIAVLARFAGIVHPEMVARARPQTQFIWQPNTWSFVVALLAGAAGVLALSVEKAQAMVGVFISVTTVPAAGNFALALGLWVPHEMTGSAAQLGLNLVGMVAAGTLTLIVQRRAWHHVQRVVKPVLRAGRA, translated from the coding sequence ATGCTCATGCACCTGCGGCTCACCGTCCCGGACGACCTCAGTGCGTCCGTGGCGGCGTTGCTCTTCGAGCACCCGGCAGCGACCAACCTCTCGAGGGTGCGCGGTGCAAGCCTGCGGCCGCCCGGCGATGTCATCGAGGTGGACGTCGCTCGAGAGGCGACCAGCCAGGTGCTCGACGCGCTGCGCGGCACCGGGTTGTGCGACCGGGGAGGGGTGGTCCTGAGTCAACCGTCGGCCACTCCCTTCCGGGCCGCTCGTGAGATCGATCTGGCCGTCGAGGGCGATCCCGACGATGCCGTGGTGTGGGACGTGCTGCTCGAGCAGGCGCAGGACGCCGCACGGCCCACCCTCAGCTACGAGATCTTCCTCGTGATCGCGGTCGCTCTCGCCTCCGTCGCGGTCATCACCGACTCCTCCATCCTGGTGGTGGGCGCGATGGTGGTCGGGCCCGAATTCGCCACCGTGGCGGCGATTTGCACCGGCCTCGCGCTCGGAGGCGGCCGCCTGGCGCTGCGGAGCATCGCCGTCCTACTCGGCAGCTTCGCGTTCGCGGTCGCCGTCATCTCCCTGATCGCCGTGCTCGCGCGTTTCGCCGGGATCGTCCACCCCGAGATGGTGGCTCGCGCACGTCCGCAGACGCAGTTCATCTGGCAACCGAACACGTGGTCGTTCGTCGTAGCCCTTCTGGCGGGGGCGGCGGGCGTGCTCGCTCTGTCCGTCGAGAAGGCGCAGGCGATGGTCGGGGTGTTCATCTCAGTCACCACGGTCCCGGCGGCCGGCAACTTCGCGCTGGCGCTCGGCCTGTGGGTGCCCCACGAGATGACGGGGTCGGCTGCTCAGCTGGGCCTCAACCTGGTAGGCATGGTCGCGGCGGGCACGCTGACCCTGATCGTGCAACGTCGCGCGTGGCACCACGTCCAACGAGTGGTCAAGCCGGTCCTCCGTGCAGGGCGCGCCTGA
- a CDS encoding DNA recombination protein RmuC — translation MTVMEALLAGAVIGALMAVMTLRAVYLARGVALTTERDLLRERIVDLELADRDGQRTAGVLAPLGETLLRVERQVGVLERDRLAQWGELGARLDQVGATTTRLQQETAALAGALKSSNISGTWGETQLRRLLEHAGMLSRCDFEEQVSARARDGVAVRPDVVVHLPGERKLVIDSKAPLTSYLAAQREGIDDAARSAALRAHARALSGHLDALAAKGYWTAFAGSPEMVVAFVPSDAVLSAALLADPAIFERAISRRVVLASPSTLLALLRTVAFSWQQDDLNANARELLELGRTLYERLATLGRHTDKLGSSLHRSVEAYNALLGTMESRVLVTARKMHELGLADHPPASPSPLQDAVRPLTAQELIDAVDRDMEQTGESARPQLDFRAGVSGEEDEAQRSAPAS, via the coding sequence ATGACTGTGATGGAGGCTCTTCTCGCTGGTGCCGTGATCGGCGCGCTGATGGCCGTGATGACGCTACGTGCGGTGTACCTCGCCCGCGGCGTCGCGCTCACGACCGAGCGCGACCTGCTGCGCGAGCGAATCGTCGACCTGGAACTGGCCGACCGCGACGGCCAGCGCACCGCGGGTGTCCTCGCCCCATTGGGCGAAACGCTCCTGCGCGTCGAGCGCCAGGTGGGAGTGCTCGAACGCGACCGCCTGGCGCAGTGGGGCGAGCTCGGGGCACGACTGGATCAGGTGGGGGCGACCACCACCCGTCTGCAGCAGGAGACGGCCGCGCTGGCCGGGGCCCTCAAGTCCTCCAACATCAGCGGCACCTGGGGTGAGACCCAGCTGCGGCGCCTGCTCGAACACGCGGGAATGCTGTCCCGCTGCGACTTCGAGGAGCAGGTCAGCGCACGGGCCCGGGACGGCGTCGCGGTGCGCCCGGACGTCGTGGTCCACCTGCCGGGCGAGCGCAAGCTGGTGATCGACAGCAAGGCGCCCCTGACCTCCTACCTGGCCGCCCAGCGAGAGGGCATCGACGACGCCGCGCGCTCGGCGGCGCTGCGGGCGCACGCCCGTGCCCTCAGCGGGCACCTGGACGCGCTCGCCGCCAAGGGCTACTGGACCGCCTTCGCCGGCTCTCCGGAGATGGTGGTGGCGTTCGTCCCGTCCGACGCGGTGCTGTCAGCGGCCCTGCTGGCCGATCCGGCGATCTTCGAACGCGCCATCTCCCGCCGGGTGGTGCTCGCGTCGCCGAGCACTCTGCTGGCTCTCCTGCGCACGGTCGCATTCAGTTGGCAGCAGGACGACCTCAACGCCAACGCCAGGGAACTGCTGGAGCTGGGCAGGACGCTCTACGAACGGCTGGCGACCCTCGGGCGACACACCGACAAGCTCGGAAGCTCGCTGCACCGGTCGGTCGAGGCCTACAACGCCCTGCTCGGCACCATGGAGAGCCGGGTGCTGGTGACCGCACGCAAGATGCACGAGCTCGGGCTGGCAGATCACCCCCCGGCCTCCCCGTCTCCCCTGCAGGACGCCGTACGCCCGCTCACGGCCCAGGAGCTCATCGACGCGGTCGATCGCGACATGGAGCAGACCGGTGAGAGCGCCCGCCCCCAGCTCGACTTCCGCGCCGGGGTGTCAGGAGAGGAGGATGAGGCTCAGCGCAGCGCGCCGGCGTCGTGA
- a CDS encoding 4-hydroxy-3-methylbut-2-enyl diphosphate reductase, producing MTSTPVAAAPSRTKRVLLAAPRGYCAGVDRAVVTVQKALDLYGPPVYVRKEIVHNKHVVTTLEKRGAIFVEETDEVPEGATVIFSAHGVAPVVHEEAAALKLKTIDATCPLVTKVHREAVRFASDDFDILLIGHEGHEEVVGTAGEAPEHITLVQSPDHVDEVTVRDPEKVVWLSQTTLSVDETMETVRRLREKFPKLQDPPSDDICYATQNRQLAVKQMAPDTDLMIVVGSRNSSNSVRLVEVALEHGSRAGHLVDYADEIDESWLDGVTTVGVTSGASVPEVLVRDVLDYLAARGYEDVTAVQAAQESLLFALPNELRRDLKLAGNGDDKVRHDAGALR from the coding sequence ATGACGAGCACTCCAGTGGCGGCCGCACCCTCGCGCACCAAGCGGGTCCTGCTCGCCGCCCCGCGGGGGTATTGCGCTGGAGTGGACCGCGCCGTGGTGACCGTGCAGAAGGCGCTCGACCTCTATGGTCCGCCGGTCTACGTGCGTAAGGAGATCGTGCACAACAAGCACGTCGTGACCACCCTGGAGAAGCGCGGCGCGATCTTCGTGGAGGAGACCGACGAGGTGCCCGAGGGCGCGACGGTGATCTTCTCCGCGCACGGCGTAGCGCCGGTGGTGCACGAGGAGGCCGCTGCCCTCAAGCTGAAGACGATCGACGCCACCTGCCCTCTGGTCACCAAGGTGCACCGCGAGGCCGTGCGCTTCGCGAGCGACGACTTCGACATCCTGCTCATCGGGCACGAAGGCCATGAGGAGGTGGTGGGGACCGCGGGCGAGGCGCCCGAGCACATCACCCTCGTGCAGAGCCCCGACCACGTCGACGAGGTCACCGTGCGCGACCCGGAGAAGGTCGTCTGGCTCTCCCAGACCACGCTGTCGGTGGACGAGACGATGGAGACCGTGCGGCGACTGCGGGAGAAGTTCCCGAAGCTGCAGGATCCGCCGTCGGACGACATCTGCTACGCCACCCAGAACCGTCAGTTGGCGGTCAAGCAGATGGCGCCGGACACCGACCTGATGATCGTGGTCGGCAGCCGCAACTCCTCCAACTCCGTCCGCCTCGTCGAGGTCGCGCTCGAGCACGGCTCGCGCGCGGGTCATCTGGTGGATTACGCCGACGAGATCGACGAGAGCTGGCTCGACGGCGTCACGACCGTGGGCGTGACGTCGGGTGCGTCGGTGCCGGAGGTGCTGGTGCGGGACGTGCTGGACTATCTGGCCGCACGCGGTTACGAGGACGTCACGGCCGTGCAGGCCGCGCAGGAGAGCCTGCTCTTCGCGCTGCCGAACGAGTTGCGCCGTGACCTGAAGCTCGCGGGCAACGGCGACGACAAAGTGCGTCACGACGCCGGCGCGCTGCGCTGA
- the xseA gene encoding exodeoxyribonuclease VII large subunit → MTAPLPEKAADTTAEQPWPVRTLSMRISEYVDKMSPLWVEGQIVQLQRRPGAPTCYVTLRDPDVDMSLSVTVHVNTLDAMGPGIGPGARVVVQAKPTFWTKRGSLHLDARQMRPVGVGDLLLRLEHLKQLLRSEGLFDASRKRPLPFLPRRVGLICGRASAAEKDVVENTRLRWPATQFEIRQVAVQGPGTVEQVGAALAELDAAPDVDVIVIARGGGAFEDLLPFSNEALLRAVSAARTPVVSAIGHDVDTPLLDFVADLRASTPTDAARRIVPDLAEQHAGLDRLLDRAARSLRHHAAIERRHLDQLCAAPALRDPITMVTRRADAVQQLRARSSSVVTRRLDRAHDQVGHLGGQLRALSPWEVLQRGYAVVRTQDGQVVTDVAQVAPSDLLRVTVAQGDFAVRPVTKP, encoded by the coding sequence GTGACCGCGCCGCTTCCGGAGAAGGCCGCCGACACCACGGCCGAGCAGCCCTGGCCGGTGCGCACCCTGTCGATGCGGATCAGCGAGTACGTCGACAAGATGTCGCCGCTGTGGGTCGAGGGCCAGATCGTGCAGTTGCAGCGGCGGCCGGGCGCTCCGACCTGTTACGTCACTCTGCGCGACCCCGACGTGGACATGTCGCTGTCGGTGACGGTGCACGTCAACACCCTCGATGCGATGGGTCCGGGCATCGGACCCGGCGCCCGGGTCGTGGTGCAGGCCAAGCCGACGTTCTGGACCAAGCGTGGCTCTCTGCACCTGGACGCCCGGCAGATGCGGCCGGTCGGCGTCGGCGATCTCCTGCTGCGCCTGGAGCACCTCAAGCAGCTGCTGCGCAGCGAAGGGCTCTTCGACGCCTCGCGCAAACGTCCGCTGCCGTTCCTTCCGCGCCGGGTCGGCCTGATCTGCGGTCGCGCGAGCGCCGCCGAGAAGGACGTCGTGGAGAACACCCGGCTGCGCTGGCCCGCAACGCAGTTCGAGATCCGACAGGTAGCCGTGCAGGGGCCGGGCACTGTCGAGCAGGTGGGCGCGGCCCTGGCCGAGCTGGACGCCGCGCCCGACGTCGACGTCATCGTGATCGCCCGGGGCGGTGGCGCGTTCGAGGATCTGCTGCCCTTCAGCAACGAGGCCCTGCTGCGCGCGGTCTCCGCCGCGCGCACCCCGGTGGTGAGCGCCATCGGGCACGACGTCGACACACCGCTGCTCGACTTCGTGGCGGATCTGCGCGCCTCGACCCCCACCGACGCCGCACGCCGGATCGTGCCCGACCTGGCCGAGCAGCACGCCGGGCTGGACAGGCTGCTCGATCGAGCAGCGCGCTCATTGCGTCACCACGCAGCCATCGAGCGACGGCACCTGGATCAGCTGTGCGCGGCTCCGGCGCTGCGCGACCCGATCACCATGGTGACGCGCCGGGCGGATGCGGTGCAGCAGCTGCGTGCACGCTCCTCCTCCGTCGTGACCCGTCGTCTGGACCGGGCACACGATCAGGTGGGTCACCTCGGCGGACAGCTGCGGGCACTGTCGCCCTGGGAGGTGCTGCAACGCGGCTATGCCGTCGTGCGCACCCAGGACGGGCAGGTCGTCACCGACGTGGCCCAGGTGGCACCGTCCGACCTCCTGCGGGTCACCGTCGCCCAGGGAGACTTCGCGGTGCGCCCGGTGACGAAGCCGTGA